A window of the Zeugodacus cucurbitae isolate PBARC_wt_2022May chromosome 2, idZeuCucr1.2, whole genome shotgun sequence genome harbors these coding sequences:
- the LOC128919969 gene encoding uncharacterized protein LOC128919969, whose amino-acid sequence MSNLNNFTTLLNLIGLSSIQEEYAQKLTDIVITTSLEQPVHTILYTSCENFEPLDIDSAFVLHRLASGLALPLMHFDTSPHIEKYVESFNAELLSIAKLSQEFSTDEHLLTTLWQRLWHNAQSRLIILLDETASTAYVAEILRFCVEHKAINVIALQPRMTVTARTYWTVSIFPHLEIVKRKLPIFGRGAVFPSHLRNMYGHPLRVLAKAWSPQLYTYTPSSGNATSSGFWGRAVMEYARRYNATIEYPYSMHHKTLSLSEHISSLENHTIDLGALTLMLYNNGNISFSVIFHLSSWCLMVPVEKTLPRSTFYYNIVHPSAFFLFSLSVVVILICWAFVHRRRAHRQLPARKDFVNLSLLTGLLGMPFWTERHLIGIQKVIHITISVAGIIFGTAYGAYLQSFIVNAPAAATLLTIEDLLNSGIRVAIKSDELHWIRTYSDMGRYIENFTIFTNHTKYLKLRDDHDTRYAYSVGEMWDVYNEQQEYFSRPLFRFSDICFNKNYPMVLPLLHNSIYRRHLYYFLLRLDQSGLISFWRRNCFWEYLDMGWILLEDRNKQPGIVPLKIADLYYVLMAMSAFLILSIICFGIEIFLKNFQSWE is encoded by the coding sequence ATGAGTAACTTAAACAATTTCACAAcgcttttaaatttaattggacTCTCATCGATCCAAGAGGAGTACGCACAAAAACTAACCGATATTGTGATCACCACATCGCTTGAACAACCAGTGCACACAATACTCTATACCAGCTGTGAAAATTTTGAACCGCTAGATATAGACTCTGCATTTGTGCTACACAGACTTGCCAGTGGACTTGCTCTGCCATTGATGCATTTTGACACCTCGCCACATATTGAGAAATATGTGGAAAGTTTCAATGCGGAGTTGCTGAGCATAGCTAAGCTCAGTCAAGAATTTTCGACGGACGAACACCTACTGACAACGCTCTGGCAACGTCTATGGCACAATGCACAAAGTCGACTCATCATACTGCTTGATGAGACCGCGAGCACTGCTTATGTGGccgaaattttaagattttgtgtAGAACACAAAGCTATTAATGTGATTGCTTTGCAGCCTCGTATGACAGTGACAGCGCGCACCTACTGGACCGTGAGCATATTTCCACATCTGGAAATAGTTAAACGCAAACTCCCAATCTTCGGCCGTGGTGCAGTGTTTCCCAGTCATCTGAGGAATATGTATGGCCATCCGTTGCGAGTGCTGGCGAAAGCTTGGTCCCCCCAACTATACACATACACTCCATCGAGCGGGAACGCAACATCCAGCGGCTTCTGGGGAAGAGCGGTAATGGAGTACGCTCGTCGGTACAATGCCACCATTGAGTATCCTTACTCTATGCATCACAAAACTCTGTCGCTTTCTGAACATATCAGTTCTTTAGAGAATCATACAATCGACCTGGGAGCACTGACGTTAATGTTGTACAATAACGGTAATATAagtttttcagtaatttttcaccTTAGCAGTTGGTGTCTGATGGTGCCTGTGGAAAAAACCTTACCTAGATCGACATTTTACTACAATATTGTGCACCCATCGGCATTCTTCTTATTTAGCCTCAGTGTAGTAGTGATCCTCATTTGTTGGGCATTCGTACATCGTCGGCGCGCACATAGGCAATTACCTGCAAGGAAGGATTTTGTTAACTTGTCACTTCTTACAGGACTACTTGGTATGCCTTTTTGGACCGAGCGTCACCTTATCGGCATTCAGAAAGTCATACACATAACCATCTCTGTGGCGGGTATCATCTTTGGTACTGCCTATGGGGCATACCTGCAGAGTTTCATCGTAAATGCTCCGGCAGCTGCTACTCTCTTGACCATAGAGGACTTGCTAAATAGCGGCATCAGAGTCGCCATAAAGAGCGATGAATTGCACTGGATTCGCACGTATTCGGATATGGGTAGATACATTGAGAATTTCACCATATTTACCAATCATACTAAGTACCTAAAGTTGCGCGATGACCACGACACCCGTTATGCATATTCGGTTGGCGAGATGTGGGACGTCTACAAtgagcaacaagagtatttctCACGGCCGCTCTTTCGCTTTTCAGACATCTGCTTTAACAAAAACTATCCAATGGTTCTGCCTCTGTTGCACAACTCCATATATCGCCGCCACCTATACTATTTTCTATTGAGGCTAGATCAATCGGGATTAATAAGCTTCTGGCGACGAAACTGCTTTTGGGAATATTTGGATATGGGCTGGATTTTGTTAGAAGATCGTAATAAACAGCCTGGCATTGTACCCTTAAAAATTGCGGACTTATACTACGTACTTATGGCGATGAGCGCTTTTCTAATTTTAAGCATTATCTGCTTcggaatagaaatatttttaaaaaactttcaaTCATGGGAATGA